In Electrophorus electricus isolate fEleEle1 chromosome 1, fEleEle1.pri, whole genome shotgun sequence, a single window of DNA contains:
- the LOC113586057 gene encoding mucin-5B-like, which translates to MDAQMDADGQVNIIPPVSKISMIAGVKPAHNERVCSTWGNYHFKTFDGDIFQLPSTCNYILTSQCGATYEDFNIQMRRQVVNDQPTISRITMKLDGTTLEITKSSIIVDGHEVNLPFGHFGVFIEKNPSYIKVTAKLGLVALWNGDDALMVELDNKYKNQTCGLCGDFNGVQLYNEFIKNGVEISPSEYGYFAKMDHPTESCTALAPTSEEEISTNCTKLTSVCEQLLSGPAFSSCKNLVALDFFIKACESDMCQCSSNSSIFCLCSTISEFSRQCVHAGGKPSQWRTEQFCSKTCPQQNMVHQECGNPCIDTCSNPDRGQVCEDHCIDGCFCPADYVFDDLTGKGCIDKTQCSCTHKGKIYHPGQTFTGNCKECTCTSNRWTCKETDCPGICSVEGGSHIITFDGKTYNFHGDCTYIFTKQTNGTEFTVVGDLVKCGLTDTETCLKGITLALSSGITVFNILPDGKVFVNRIFSQLPISTAGVNIFRPTTFYIIVQTSFGLQIEIQLIPVMQVYITLDVTHKQNVLGLCGNFNNIQSDDFTTMSGSREGTGVGFANSWRTRANCREVKNTFENPCSLSLENEKYAQHWCSLLSDPNGVFAPCHSEISPDIYQKNCMYDTCNCEKSESCMCAALSAYAHACASKGIILNGWRNAACRKYANCPSTMVYSYDVQNSTQSCRCHNDPDFTCAITFEPVDGCICTQGTYLDEEGKCVPTAKCSCYYKGSVIPPGEVITKDGTMCTCKNGILSCIGHSTDVPSCSSPMVFFNCSEASPGSTGSECQKSCNTLDMACISTECISGCMCPSGLLSDGKGNCIKEDLCPCVHNSILYQPGDTINIDCNTCSCKNRKWQCTTDLCHGTCATYGDGHYTTFDGKRYIFDGNCEYTLVKDHCGHSNTSGTFRVISENLPCGTTGTTCSKAVKLFLGSNEIILTDGGYQVIQRDGGDGIPYQIMFMGIYLVIEAKNGLILMWDQKTSIFIKLSPEFKGAVCGLCGNYDGNANNDFTLRNQGVVNNALDFGNSWKQSSSCPDSTNISNPCFYNLYRQAWAQKQCSIIMGEGFTTCHTQVDAAPFYDACVRDTCACDTGGDCECYCTAVAAYAKACIEAGVCVSWRTPKVCPLFCDYYNSPHECEWHYKACGVPCMKTCRNPSGNCSSQIPPLEGCYPICPADQPYFHEDKMKCVVKENCGCYDQQGKHYSNGEDVPTTENCQIWYVYT; encoded by the exons ATGGATGCTCAGATGGATG CAGACGGACAAGTCAACATCATTCCACCTGTGTCCAAGATATCCATGATAGCAG GTGTGAAGCCTGCTCACAATGAAAGGGTCTGCAGCACATGGGGTAACTACCActtcaaaacatttgatggGGACATCTTCCAGCTGCCATCGACCTGCAACTACATCTTGACCTCACAGTGTGGTGCCACTTATGAAGACTTTAACATTCAGATGAGGCGGCAAGTGGTGAATGACCAGCCCACAATCAGCAGGATCACCATGAAGCTGGATGGCACAACACTGGAGATTACCAAGAGCTCCATCATTGTGGATGGCCATGA GGTGAATCTGCCATTCGGACACTTTGGAGTGTTCATTGAGAAAAATCCCTCTTACATCAAAGTCACAGCCAAGCTGGGGCTTGTGGCACTGTGGAATGGGGATGATGCTCTCATG GTGGAATTGgacaacaaatacaaaaatcaaACCTGTGGACTATGTGGTGACTTTAATGGAGTGCAACTCTACAATGAGTTCATCAAAAATG GCGTTGAGATCTCTCCATCTGAGTATGGATACTTTGCAAAGATGGATCATCCAACTGAGAGTTGTACTGCATTAGCCCCTACATCAGAAGAGGAGATTAGTACAAATTGCACAAAACTG ACCTCAGTGTGTGAGCAACTACTCTCAGGGCCAGCCTTCAGTAGCTGCAAAAACCTTGTGGCCCTTGATTTCTTCATCAAGGCATGTGAATCAGACATGTGCCAATGCAGCAGTAATTCCAGCATTTTCTGCTTGTGCAGCACCATCTCAGAGTTCTCTCGCCAGTGTGTACATGCTGGAGGGAAACCTAGCCAATGGAGGACAGAACAGTTCTGCT CCAAAACATGTCCTCAGCAAAACATGGTGCACCAGGAGTGTGGGAACCCCTGCATTGATACATGTTCAAATCCTGATAGAGGTCAGGTTTGTGAGGACCACTGTATCGATGGATGCTTCTGCCCTGCAG ATTATGTGTTTGATGACCTCACTGGTAAAGGCTGCATTGATAAGACACAATGCTCCTGCACCCACAAAGGAAAAATCTATCATCCTGGTCAGACCTTCACTGGCAACTGTAAGGAATG cACATGTACCTCTAATAGGTGGACCTGCAAAGAGACAGACTGCCCTGGGATATGTTCCGTGGAGGGAGGCTCTCACATTATTACATTTGATGGAAAGACATACAATTTCCATGGTGACTGTACATACATCTTCACCAAG CAAACCAATGGTACAGAGTTCACAGTTGTAGGAGACCTGGTGAAATGTGGTCTGACTGATACAGAGACTTGTCTGAAGGGAATTACCCTGGCTCTGTCTTCAGGCATCACG GTGTTCAACATCCTGCCTGATGGAAAGGTTTTTGTCAACAGAATCTTTTCTCAGCTGCCAATTTCTACAG CGggtgtgaatattttcagacCGACCACTTTTTACATCATTGTCCAGACATCCTTTGGACTTCAGATAGAGATCCAGCTTATACCTGTTATGCAGGTTTATATAACCTTAGATGTTACTCACAAGCAAAATGTACTTG GCCTTTGTGGAAACTTTAACAACATCCAAAGTGACGATTTCACAACGATGTCTGGATCCCGTGAGGGTACTGGTGTAGGTTTTGCCAACAGCTGGAGGACCAGAGCTAACTGCCGGGAAGTGAAGAACACCTTTGAAAACCCCTGCAGTCTGAGCTTGGAGAATG AGAAATATGCTCAGCACTGGTGCTCGCTGCTATCAGACCCTAATGGTGTGTTTGCGCCTTGCCACAGTGAGATCAGTCCAGATATCTATCAAAAG AATTGCATGTATGACACATGTAATTGTGAGAAGAGTGAGAGCTGTATGTGTGCAGCACTTTCTGCATATGCCCATGCTTGTGCTTCTAAAGGTATAATTCTCAATGGCTGGAGGAATGCAGCATGCA GGAAATATGCCAATTGCCCCAGCACCATGGTCTACTCCTATGATGTTCAAAACAGTACCCAGTCCTGCCGCTGCCATAATGACCCAGACTTCACTTGTGCAATCACTTTTGAGCCTGTGGATGGGTGCATCTGTACTCAGGGAACATATCTTGATGAGGAGGGGAAATGTGTTCCAACAGCTAAATGTTCCTGCTACTACAAAGGATCAGTGATTCCTCCTGGGGAGGTCATCACTAAGGATGGGACCATGTG CACCTGCAAGAATGGCATTCTCAGCTGCATCGGACATTCCACTGATGTCCCAT CTTGTTCCTCACCAATGGTATTCTTCAACTGCTCAGAGGCCAGCCCAGGATCTACAGGCTCTGAGTGCCAGAAAAGCTGTAACACGCTAGACATGGCCTGT ATCAGCACAGAGTGCATTTCAGGCTGCATGTGTCCCTCTGGGCTTTTATCTGATGGAAAAGGAAACTGCATCAAGGAAGACCTTTGCCCTTGTGTTCATAACAGTATTCTTTACCAACCAGGAGATACCATCAATATTGATTGCAATACCTG CTCATGCAAAAATAGGAAGTGGCAGTGCACTACAGACTTGTGCCATGGAACCTGTGCAACTTATGGTGATGGACATTATACCACATTTGATGGCAAAAGATACATTTTTGATGGAAATTGTGAATATACCCTTGTCAAA GATCACTGTGGTCATAGCAATACCAGTGGCACTTTTAGAGTCATCTCTGAAAACCTTCCCTGTGGAACCACTGGTACCACCTGCTCAAAGGCAGTCAAGCTCTTCCTGGGG AGTAATGAGATCATACTAACAGATGGAGGCTATCAAGTTATCcaaagagatggaggagatgGAATTCCCTACCAGATCATGTTTATGGGAATTTATTTGGTGATTGAGGCTAAAAATGGCCTTATTCTTATGTGGGACCAAAAGACCAGTATATTCATCAAGCTTAGTCCAGAATTCAAG GGTGCTGTTTGTGGTCTCTGTGGAAATTATGATGGGAATGCAAACAATGACTTCACCTTAAGAAATCAGGGAGTGGTAAATAATGCCTTAGATTTTGGAAACAGCTGGAAACAGTCTTCAAGCTGTCCTGATTCTACCAACATCAGCAACCCCTGTTTCTATAACCTGTACCGCCAAGCTTGGGCCCAGAAACAATGTAGCATCATTATGGGTGAAGGTTTTACAACCTGCCACACTCAA GTGGATGCAGCTCCTTTCTATGATGCTTGTGTGAGAGATACATGTGCTTGTGATACTGGTGGAGATTGTGAGTgttactgcactgctgtagcTGCATACGCAAAAGCCTGTATTGAGGCTGGAGTCTGTGTTTCTTGGAGAACCCCTAAAGTCTGCC CATTGTTCTGTGACTACTACAACTCTCCTCATGAGTGTGAGTGGCACTACAAGGCTTGTGGCGTCCCCTGTATGAAGACCTGCAGGAACCCCTCTGGGAATTGTTCTAGTCAGATACCACCCCTGGAAg GCTGTTATCCCATTTGTCCTGCTGATCAGCCATACTTTCACgaggacaaaatgaaatgtgtggTGAAAGAAAACTGCGGTTGCTATGACCAGCAAGGGAAGCATTATAGCAATGGAGAGGACGTCCCCACTACAGAAAACTGTCAGATATGGTATGTTTATACTTGA
- the LOC118242426 gene encoding mucin-2-like has product MDFGPPTTGPNGGEIVPIKRITDIYPNICSSPTNVECRAKLFPTLPLSEIGQDVICNAQNGLICLNQNQGLQQQCFDYEIRVLCCETNCPTSGTSPTTITTATNTQSSSKTTSTTTSTTTTKSPATSSITTTATMSTSSPTTAIKTPLPTSSTTMLSSPKTSTTSTTKPTPPETTVITTTATQTTSSPTTTKKTPLPTSSTSTTTTTTAPLPTPTPTRERCTKSCIWSDWMDFGPPTTGPNGGEIVPIKRITDIYPNICSSPTNVECRAKLFPTLPLSEIGQDVVCNAQNGLICLNQNQGLQQQCFDYEIRK; this is encoded by the exons ATGGACTTTGGCCCTCCTACAACAGGTCCCAACGGTGGTGAAATAGTACCAATTAAAAGGATAACTGACATTTATCCTAACATCTGTTCCAGTCCAACCAATGTTGAATGCAGAGCAAAACTCTTTCCGACACTGCCTCTTTCAGAAATAGGACAGGATGTGATTTGTAATGCACAGAATGGATTGATATGTCTGAACCAAAACCAGGGTCTTCAACAGCAATGCTTTGATTATGAGATTAGAGTGCTTTGTTGTGAAACAAATTGTCCAACATCTGGTACCAGTCCTACAACAatcacaacagcaacaaacacacaatcttcatcaaaaactacatccacaacaacatctacaacaacaacaaaatctccAGCAACAAGTTcaattactaccactgccactatGTCCACATCTTCACCAACCACAGCcataaaaacacctttaccaacaagctcaacaacaatgctgtcttcaccaaaaacatctacaacatccaccacaaaaccaacacccccagaaacaaccgtaattactaccactgccactcagacgacatcttcaccaaccacaaccaaaaaaacacctttaccaacaagctcaacttccacaacaacaacaacaactgcaccTTTGCCAACACCTACCCCAACAAGAGAAAGATGCACTAAATCATGCATTTGGTCAGATTGGATGGACTTTGGCCCTCCTACAACAGGTCCCAACGGTGGTGAAATAGTACCAATTAAAAGGATAACTGACATTTATCCTAACATCTGTTCCAGTCCAACCAATGTTGAATGCAGAGCAAAACTCTTTCCGACACTGCCTCTTTCAGAAATAGGACAGGATGTGGTTTGTAATGCACAGAATGGACTGATATGTCTGAACCAAAACCAGGGACTTCAACAGCAATGCTTTGACTATGAGATTAGA AAATAG
- the LOC118242190 gene encoding mucin-2-like — MDFGPPTTGPNGGEIVPIKRITDIYPNICSSPTNVECRAKLFPTLPLSEIGQDVVCNAQNGLICLNQNQGLQQQCFDYEIRVLCCETNCPTSGTSPTTTTTRTTLSSPKTTSTTTPPTKPTPPETTSITTTATQTTSSPTTAIKTPLPTSSTTMLSSPKTSTTSTTKPTPPETTVITTTATQTTSSPTTTKKTPLPTSSTTMLSSPKTTSTT; from the coding sequence ATGGACTTTGGCCCTCCTACAACAGGTCCCAACGGTGGTGAAATAGTACCAATTAAAAGGATAACTGACATTTATCCTAACATCTGTTCCAGTCCAACCAATGTTGAATGCAGAGCAAAACTCTTTCCGACACTGCCTCTTTCAGAAATAGGACAGGATGTGGTTTGTAATGCACAGAATGGACTGATATGTCTGAACCAAAACCAGGGACTTCAACAGCAATGCTTTGACTATGAGATTAGAGTACTCTGTTGTGAAACAAATTGTCCAACAAGTGGTACCAGtcctacaacaacaacaacaagaacaacactttcttcaccaaaaacaacatctacaacaacaccccccacaaaaccaacacctcCAGAAACAACCTcaattactaccactgccactcagaccacatcttcaccaaccacagccataaaaacacctttaccaacaagctcaacaacaatgctgtcttcaccaaaaacatctacaacatccaccacaaaaccaacacccccagaaacaaccgtaattactaccactgccactcagacgacatcttcaccaaccacaaccaaaaaaacacctttaccaacaagctcaacaacaatgctgtcttcaccaaaaacaacatctacaaca